The Thunnus thynnus chromosome 24, fThuThy2.1, whole genome shotgun sequence genome window below encodes:
- the gpbar1 gene encoding G-protein coupled bile acid receptor 1: MDSNNSHTLFSEERQLIYAITIPLSTSIILSNLFIIFGIAWNRQLHNTPNYFFLSLLVADLCTGMALPFIPLMGLNRELSFTSCLGAHIFPNFLFLAFLLNLVMVHYERYICIVDPLHYSNLWMHRSFPLALLVVWAPPLLYASLPAFGWNNWTGPDWNSCCENGQTFSNCSTNSTTCCSYRRVFPNAFIYLEVYGLVLPAILTIAGMTGRVLWITRGQLKDICRLHRSVERGSQASDREHRLNLRYTRCVVAVSLTFLACWVPYLIYMHVCIAFLISDTKWSSTTHIVLSCTGIGSMAVVPLVLGLANRQYTEPARKLLQKLRDRWRRRTQGSDEVAV; the protein is encoded by the coding sequence ATGGACAGCAACAACTCCCACACTCTGTTCTCCGAGGAGCGGCAGCTCATCTACGCCATCACCATACCACTTTCGACCTCCATCATCCTGTCCAACCTCTTCATCATCTTTGGCATCGCCTGGAACCGCCAGCTCCACAACACGCCCAACTACTTCTTCCTCAGCCTATTAGTGGCTGATTTGTGCACGGGCATGGCACTCCCTTTTATACCGTTGATGGGTCTGAACCGGGAGTTAAGTTTTACTTCTTGCCTTGGGGCTCACATCTTCCCAAACTTCCTCTTCCTGGCGTTCCTTCTCAACCTGGTAATGGTCCACTATGAGCGCTACATTTGCATTGTTGACCCCCTTCATTACAGTAACTTGTGGATGCATCGCAGTTTTCCTCTAGCGTTGCTTGTGGTGTGGGCGCCACCACTTTTATACGCATCACTACCTGCTTTTGGGTGGAATAACTGGACAGGGCCAGATTGGAACAGCTGTTGTGAAAATGgccaaacattttcaaactgtTCAACAAACAGTACCACCTGCTGCTCGTACAGGCGAGTGTTCCCCAATGCTTTCATCTACTTGGAGGTGTACGGACTCGTCTTACCTGCGATTCTCACCATCGCTGGTATGACTGGCCGCGTTCTGTGGATCACCCGTGGCCAGCTGAAGGACATTTGCCGTCTCCATCGTTCTGTGGAGCGGGGAAGTCAGGCCTCAGACCGGGAGCACAGGCTGAACCTGCGGTACACTCGCTGCGTAGTGGCCGTGTCACTAACGTTTCTCGCATGCTGGGTTCCCTATCTCATTTACATGCATGTCTGCATAGCCTTCCTGATAAGCGACACCAAGTGGAGCTCCACCACTCACATCGTGCTCTCTTGCACCGGTATTGGAAGCATGGCTGTGGTGCCGCTGGTGCTCGGCCTCGCGAACAGGCAGTACACGGAGCCTGCACGCAAACTTCTGCAGAAACTCAGAGATAGGTGGAGGCGAAGGACACAGGGATCAGACGAGGTTGCAGTctaa
- the aamp gene encoding angio-associated migratory cell protein — protein sequence MDNTEENAIDIHGDEEIIEVIDLNDTEPGPDDLADNLEDVDFEAPDNADDDEGWETEDDMEAEAEQDDSELTFSKHTGSVFCVNLDPATNTLAVTGGEDDKAYVWRVSDGEVLFECTGHKDSVTCAVFSHDSALVASGDMSGVIKVWKVETKQEIWSFEVGDLEWLEWHPCAPVLLAGTDDGNVWMWKIPSGDCKTFQSSACQATRGKVLPDGKRAVVGYEDGTVRVWDLKQGNAIHVIKGQDGHKGALTCLACNKDGSLVLTGSVDGCAKLINTATGKVVGAFCVDGGVAKGSNDDEESNSVESVGFCNILPLIAVAYLDGTLAIYDVSTQVLRHRCQHEAGIVHLQWEESSSVVSTCSLDGALRLWDARSGNMVSEYHGHNAEILDFTVNREASLAITASGDNQSKVFCLQRPDR from the exons ATGGATAACACGGAGGAAAATGCGATTGACATCCACGGAGATGAGGAAATTATTGAGGTTATCGACCTAAACGACACGGAGCCTGGTCCCG ATGATTTGGCTGACAACTTGGAGGACGTCGACTTTGAAGCGCCTGACAAcgcagatgatgatgaaggctGGGAGACGGAGGACGATATGGAAGCAGAGGCAGAGCAAGATGACAGCGAGCTCACCTTCTCCAAACACACCG gctctgtgttttgtgtgaacTTGGATCCAGCCACAAACACCCTGGCGGTAACAGGAGGAGAGGACGATAAGGCGTACGTTTGGAGGGTGAGCGACGGAGAGGTTCTGTTTGAGTGCACAG GCCACAAAGACTCCGTGACGTGCGCCGTGTTCAGCCACGACTCCGCCCTGGTGGCTTCGGGCGACATGAGCGGCGTGATTAAAGTCTGGAAAGTGGAGACCAAACAGGAGATCTGGTCCTTCGAAGTGGGCGATCTGGAG TGGTTGGAGTGGCATCCGTGTGCTCCGGTGCTGCTGGCGGGAACAGACGACGGCAACGTGTGGATGTGGAAGATCCCCTCAGGAGACTGTAAAACCTTCCAGAGCTCTGCATGCCAGGCCACCCGTGGCAAAGTCCTTCCCGACG GTAAACGGGCTGTGGTGGGTTACGAGGACGGGACAGTGCGAGTGTGGGATTTGAAGCAGGGCAATGCTATCCACGTCATTAAAG GTCAGGACGGACACAAGGGGGCGCTGACCTGTCTGGCGTGCAACAAGGACGGCTCTCTGGTGCTGACGGGGTCAGTGGACGGCTGCGCCAAACTCATTAACACCGCAACGGGCAAG gtggTCGGAGCTTTCTGTGTGGATGGAGGCGTAGCCAAAGGATCGAACGACGATGAAGAATCCAACTCTGTCGAGTCTGTGGGATTCTGCAACAT CCTGCCTCTCATAGCTGTAGCTTACCTGGACGGGACTCTGGCCATATATGATGTCTCCACACAAGTCTTGAGGCACAGGTGCCAACATGAG GCGGGCATCGTTCACCTGCAGTGGGAAGAGTCTTCCTCCGTGGTGTCCACCTGCAGTTTAGACGGAGCGCTGCGCCTGTGGGACGCTCGCTCCGGCAACATGGTGTCAGAGTACCACGGCCACAACGCAGAGATCCTCGACTTCACCGTCAACAG GGAAGCGTCCCTCGCGATAACCGCCTCAGGAGACAACCAATCGAAAGTCTTCTGCCTCCAAAGGCCCGATCGGTAA
- the LOC137177131 gene encoding intermediate filament protein ON3-like has protein sequence MSKPRDYSSQTYSPSGSGPAKSYPTNKKIDPSCKSKEKDDMVGLNDKFVRLIDKMKQQEEENQKLDTKLKILKEQEDYEGKVDDIVKQLENELEQQIENLLRDQEKLKAELLKNQQEVEDTKKNYEDELKKRAERENEFVVTKKEVDEGQLDLVDQALDLEDLVGKLDFRRAGFDEEIKELQSHIQNETVVLRDSSKRSLDMDEIIESVKKQYANMAARTREEAEIWNQRKMDVMVTRAGQREQEVRDLKRDLSDMVRLIQKLNGDLETLTRKEESLKKDITDAVTEGDQNLEKSRETIAQLEEALRRAKQDLARQIREYQELINLKLGLDIEIATYRKLLEGEEQRMREFMRQADI, from the exons ATGTCTAAACCAAGAGATTACAGCAGCCAGACCTACAGCCCCAGCGGCTCAGGACCGGCCAAAAGCTACCCGACCAACAAAAAAATCGACCCGTCTTGTAAATCCAAGGAGAAGGACGACATGGTTGGACTCAATGACAAGTTCGTCAGGTTGATTGACAAG atgaaacagcaggaggaagagaacCAAAAGCTGGACACGAAGTTGAAGATCCTCAAGGAGCAGGAGGACTACGAGGGGAAGGTCGACGACATCGTGAAGCAGCTGGAGAACGAGCTGGAGCAGCAGATCGAGAACTTGCTCCGCGACCAAGAAAAGCTCAAGGCCGAGCTGCTCAAGAACCAGCAGGAGGTGGAGGACACCAAGAAGAA ctATGAGGACGAGTTGAAAAAGAGAGCTGAACGGGAGAATGAATTTGTCGTCACCAAAAAG gaGGTAGATGAAGGTCAGCTGGATTTAGTAGATCAGGCTCTGGACCTGGAGGACCTGGTAGGGAAGCTGGACTTCCGCAGGGCTGGCTTTGATGAG GAGATCAAAGAGCTGCAGTCTCACATCCAGAACGAGACAGTGGTGTTACGTGACAGCAGCAAACGGTCGCTGGACATGGACGAGATCATCGAGAGTGTCAAGAAGCAGTATGCCAACATGGCCGCCCGCACCAGGGAGGAAGCCGAGATCTGGAACCAGAGAaag ATGGATGTCATGGTTACCAGAGCAGGACAGCGCGAGCAGGAAGTTCGTGATTTAAAGAGGGACCTCTCAGACATGGTGCGCCTGATCCAGAAGCTCAATggggacctggaaactctcacaAGGAAG gagGAGTCCCTGAAGAAGGACATCACAGATGCGGTGACAGAGGGCGACCAAAACTTAGAGAAGTCCCGGGAGACCATCGCCCAGCTGGAGGAGGCCTTGAGGCGGGCCAAGCAGGACTTGGCTAGACAGATCCGTGAATACCAAGAGCTCATTAACCTCAAGCTGGGCCTGGACATTGAGATCGCCACCTATCGCAAGCTGCTGGAGGGCGAGGAGCAGAG AATGAGGGAGTTCATGCGCCAAGCAG ATATCTAA
- the zgc:92380 gene encoding keratin, type I cytoskeletal 18 isoform X2 → MPSNTAASMFGGAGGRGARASVASLEGLRNVMRNETEKDSAPVPPAASAKPAASPAPAAPADDKQTLRGLNDRLSGYLGRVRQLEKENKDLQDQIDEILAKRKTPEGRNWDKVEKPLEELKKKVKDIAMDNAKLLLQIDNTKLANEDFKTKLNDEKKARKAIEKDLEELKKTIEETKLNRKQTEKEINLVKEELARLEQDHKNEVDVLREKIKDSEVNVELDSQNSNLAEILDKIRSQYDKLAEKNLRETEEWYRSKFDNIKVVEAQKSEALQSGKTELQDLIKQKQYLEIKIQTAYSMIHNLEETLRMTKVEYGQRLSQLNKVILNLEAELKEVRSQVEQQVDVNKDLLCVKMKLEAEINNYQQLMPAMTTDGDRPAKA, encoded by the exons ATGCCTTCAAACACCGCTGCCAGCATGTTTGGTGGAGCCGGAGGAAGGGGCGCCAGGGCGTCCGTGGCGAGCTTGGAGGGGCTGCGTAACGTGATGCGCAACGAGACGGAAAAGGACTCCGCACCTGTGCCGCCCGCCGCTTCTGCAAAACCCGCCGCTTCCCCTGCTCCCGCCGCCCCCGCGGACGACAAGCAGACACTGCGGGGTCTGAACGACCGGCTGTCCGGCTACCTGGGCAGGGTGAGGCAGCTGGAGAAGGAGAACAAGGATCTGCAGGACCAGATTGATGAGATTTTGGCCAAAAGGAAAACACCTGAGGGACGCAACTGGGATAAGGTCGAGAAACCGCTGGAGGAGCTCAAGAAGAAG gTCAAAGACATCGCCATGGACAATGCCAAGCTGCTGCTCCAGATTGATAACACCAAACTGGCCAATGAGGACTTCAAGACCAA GCTGAATGATGAGAAAAAGGCACGGAAGGCGATAGAAAAAGacctggaggagctgaagaagaccATCGAGGAAACCAAGTTGAACCGcaagcagacagagaaagagatcaATCTGGTGAAGGAGGAGCTGGCTCGCCTCGAGCAGGATCACAAAAAT gaggtgGATGTCCTGCGTGAGAAGATCAAGGACTCTGAGGTGAATGTGGAGCTTGACTCACAGAACTCCAATCTGGCCGAGATTCTCGACAAGATCCGCAGCCAGTACGACAAACTGGCCGAGAAGAACCTGAGGGAGACCGAGGAGTGGTACAGGAGCAAG TTTGACAACATCAAGGTGGTGGAGGCCCAGAAATCTGAGGCTTTGCAATCTGGAAAGACTGAGCTCCAGGATCTGatcaaacagaaacaatatCTGGAGATTAAGATCCAGACTGCGTACAGCATG ATCCACAATCTGGAAGAAACCCTGAGGATGACCAAAGTGGAGTACGGTCAGCGGCTGTCCCAACTCAACAAGGTGATCCTGAACCTGGAGGCGGAGCTGAAGGAGGTGAGGTCCCAGGTGGAGCAGCAAGTGGATGTCAACAAGGACCTGCTTTGTGTCAAGATGAAGCTGGAGGCAGAAATCAATAACTACCAGCAACTGATGCCCGCCATGACCACCGATGGCGACAG